One Castanea sativa cultivar Marrone di Chiusa Pesio chromosome 4, ASM4071231v1 DNA window includes the following coding sequences:
- the LOC142631681 gene encoding protection of telomeres protein 1b-like isoform X1: protein MVDDDYKFLQIRDAITSINQKVNLIGVIFEVGFPKQTKGTDCFCTLKIIDESRPKPGISVNFFAESMEMLPHVASAGDIIQLSHVVMKTHCGEVNAVFNKRFSSFALYEGNDVEDCFPYQVSSKFRPRDLDKTFIKGLRKWLVDFQLDEGLTKFLFLREIKQEERVNLICKIVHICEVAKDEWMAFLWDGTDAPPISLPTKLDDELNNPVPLQLEPVPLPRDVLCTFPTVGTVLRVIFDQGMQKHLLHFLHTGKWVKFLNILCEVHSGLWRGVLTPFTKLQYTPNEDHLVSAWQRLYNERLSLKWGRIPYSSFPWPSNITEVDYDNVPFVTLRDVLTYSEVTVKFKCVARVVAALPWQAEDFRTPLGTYRIRLTLEDPTARIHALLYGEDGEKFFGGYPSVDALTRKLNKLLGLTVSDNGKQINNASRNPPWVQFCLKSYCLSKTEVWGSRHYRIFDTKVVE from the exons atggtggaTGATGACTACAAGTTCCTTCAAATAAGGGATGCCATTACTTCCATAAACCAGAAGGTGAACCTCATTGGCGTCATTTTCGAGGTCGGTTTCCCTAAGCAAACCAAGGGCACTg ATTGCTTTTGCACACTAAAGATAATTGATGAATCACGCCCGAAACCTGGGatttcagttaatttttttgctgaaagtatggAAATGCTACCCCATGTTGCGTCAGCTGGGGATATAATTCAGCTCTCTCATGTTGTG ATGAAAACTCATTGTGGGGAAGTGAATGCTGTTTTCAATAAGaggttttcttcttttgctttatATGAAGGGAACGATGTTGAAGACTGTTTTCCTTATCaagtttcttcaaaatttcGCCCAAGAGACCTTGACAAGACTTTTATAAAAGGCCTGCGTAAATGGTTGGTTGATTTTCAGCTTGATGAAG GGCTGACTAAGTTCTTGTTTTTGAGAGAAATCAAACAAGAAGAACGCGTTAATTTGATATGCAAG ATAGTTCATATCTGTGAGGTTGCTAAAGATGAGTGGATGGCATTTCTTTGGGATGGAACTGATGCTCCACCAATTAGTCTTCCTACAAA GCTAGATGATGAACTGAATAATCCTGTTCCTTTACAATTGGAACCTGTGCCCCTGCCAAGAGATGTATTATGTACGTTTCCTACCGTTGGAACCGTCTTAAGGGTGATCTTTGACCAAGGCATGCAGAAGCATCTCCTCCACTTTCTACATACTGGAAAATGGGTAAAATTTTTGAACATACTTTGCGAAGTGCATTCAGGATTATGGCGTGGTGTCTTGACGCCTTTCACAAAGCTTCAATATACGCCAAATGAGGACCATCTTGTATCAGCATGGCAAAG GTTATATAATGAGCGGTTATCACTGAAATGGGGACGGATCCCATACTCGAGCTTTCCGTGGCCTTCAAATATTACAG AGGTAGATTATGACAATGTGCCATTTGTTACATTAAGGGATGTTCTCACCTATTCAGAG GTAACAGTGAAATTCAAGTGTGTAGCCCGAGTTGTAGCAGCACTTCCATGGCAGGCTGAGGACTTCCGCACTCCACTTGGGACTTACAGGATCAGGTTGACCCTAGAGGATCCAACTGCCAGAATCCATGCTCTTTTGTATGGCGAAGATGGG GAGAAATTTTTTGGTGGTTATCCCTCCGTGGATGCATTGACACGGAAGCTAAACAAATTACTTGGACTAACTGTAAGTGATAATGGCAAGCAAATAAACAATGCTTCAAGAAATCCACCATGGGTGCAGTTTTGCCTAAAATCTTATTGCCTCTCTAAAACTGAAGTTTGGGGAAGTAGACACTACAGAATCTTTGACACCAAGGTGGTTGAGTAA
- the LOC142631681 gene encoding protection of telomeres protein 1b-like isoform X2: MEMLPHVASAGDIIQLSHVVMKTHCGEVNAVFNKRFSSFALYEGNDVEDCFPYQVSSKFRPRDLDKTFIKGLRKWLVDFQLDEGLTKFLFLREIKQEERVNLICKIVHICEVAKDEWMAFLWDGTDAPPISLPTKLDDELNNPVPLQLEPVPLPRDVLCTFPTVGTVLRVIFDQGMQKHLLHFLHTGKWVKFLNILCEVHSGLWRGVLTPFTKLQYTPNEDHLVSAWQRLYNERLSLKWGRIPYSSFPWPSNITEVDYDNVPFVTLRDVLTYSEVTVKFKCVARVVAALPWQAEDFRTPLGTYRIRLTLEDPTARIHALLYGEDGEKFFGGYPSVDALTRKLNKLLGLTVSDNGKQINNASRNPPWVQFCLKSYCLSKTEVWGSRHYRIFDTKVVE, from the exons atggAAATGCTACCCCATGTTGCGTCAGCTGGGGATATAATTCAGCTCTCTCATGTTGTG ATGAAAACTCATTGTGGGGAAGTGAATGCTGTTTTCAATAAGaggttttcttcttttgctttatATGAAGGGAACGATGTTGAAGACTGTTTTCCTTATCaagtttcttcaaaatttcGCCCAAGAGACCTTGACAAGACTTTTATAAAAGGCCTGCGTAAATGGTTGGTTGATTTTCAGCTTGATGAAG GGCTGACTAAGTTCTTGTTTTTGAGAGAAATCAAACAAGAAGAACGCGTTAATTTGATATGCAAG ATAGTTCATATCTGTGAGGTTGCTAAAGATGAGTGGATGGCATTTCTTTGGGATGGAACTGATGCTCCACCAATTAGTCTTCCTACAAA GCTAGATGATGAACTGAATAATCCTGTTCCTTTACAATTGGAACCTGTGCCCCTGCCAAGAGATGTATTATGTACGTTTCCTACCGTTGGAACCGTCTTAAGGGTGATCTTTGACCAAGGCATGCAGAAGCATCTCCTCCACTTTCTACATACTGGAAAATGGGTAAAATTTTTGAACATACTTTGCGAAGTGCATTCAGGATTATGGCGTGGTGTCTTGACGCCTTTCACAAAGCTTCAATATACGCCAAATGAGGACCATCTTGTATCAGCATGGCAAAG GTTATATAATGAGCGGTTATCACTGAAATGGGGACGGATCCCATACTCGAGCTTTCCGTGGCCTTCAAATATTACAG AGGTAGATTATGACAATGTGCCATTTGTTACATTAAGGGATGTTCTCACCTATTCAGAG GTAACAGTGAAATTCAAGTGTGTAGCCCGAGTTGTAGCAGCACTTCCATGGCAGGCTGAGGACTTCCGCACTCCACTTGGGACTTACAGGATCAGGTTGACCCTAGAGGATCCAACTGCCAGAATCCATGCTCTTTTGTATGGCGAAGATGGG GAGAAATTTTTTGGTGGTTATCCCTCCGTGGATGCATTGACACGGAAGCTAAACAAATTACTTGGACTAACTGTAAGTGATAATGGCAAGCAAATAAACAATGCTTCAAGAAATCCACCATGGGTGCAGTTTTGCCTAAAATCTTATTGCCTCTCTAAAACTGAAGTTTGGGGAAGTAGACACTACAGAATCTTTGACACCAAGGTGGTTGAGTAA
- the LOC142631681 gene encoding protection of telomeres protein 1b-like isoform X3, translated as MLWYILIMKTHCGEVNAVFNKRFSSFALYEGNDVEDCFPYQVSSKFRPRDLDKTFIKGLRKWLVDFQLDEGLTKFLFLREIKQEERVNLICKIVHICEVAKDEWMAFLWDGTDAPPISLPTKLDDELNNPVPLQLEPVPLPRDVLCTFPTVGTVLRVIFDQGMQKHLLHFLHTGKWVKFLNILCEVHSGLWRGVLTPFTKLQYTPNEDHLVSAWQRLYNERLSLKWGRIPYSSFPWPSNITEVDYDNVPFVTLRDVLTYSEVTVKFKCVARVVAALPWQAEDFRTPLGTYRIRLTLEDPTARIHALLYGEDGEKFFGGYPSVDALTRKLNKLLGLTVSDNGKQINNASRNPPWVQFCLKSYCLSKTEVWGSRHYRIFDTKVVE; from the exons ATGTTGTGGTATATCCTAATT ATGAAAACTCATTGTGGGGAAGTGAATGCTGTTTTCAATAAGaggttttcttcttttgctttatATGAAGGGAACGATGTTGAAGACTGTTTTCCTTATCaagtttcttcaaaatttcGCCCAAGAGACCTTGACAAGACTTTTATAAAAGGCCTGCGTAAATGGTTGGTTGATTTTCAGCTTGATGAAG GGCTGACTAAGTTCTTGTTTTTGAGAGAAATCAAACAAGAAGAACGCGTTAATTTGATATGCAAG ATAGTTCATATCTGTGAGGTTGCTAAAGATGAGTGGATGGCATTTCTTTGGGATGGAACTGATGCTCCACCAATTAGTCTTCCTACAAA GCTAGATGATGAACTGAATAATCCTGTTCCTTTACAATTGGAACCTGTGCCCCTGCCAAGAGATGTATTATGTACGTTTCCTACCGTTGGAACCGTCTTAAGGGTGATCTTTGACCAAGGCATGCAGAAGCATCTCCTCCACTTTCTACATACTGGAAAATGGGTAAAATTTTTGAACATACTTTGCGAAGTGCATTCAGGATTATGGCGTGGTGTCTTGACGCCTTTCACAAAGCTTCAATATACGCCAAATGAGGACCATCTTGTATCAGCATGGCAAAG GTTATATAATGAGCGGTTATCACTGAAATGGGGACGGATCCCATACTCGAGCTTTCCGTGGCCTTCAAATATTACAG AGGTAGATTATGACAATGTGCCATTTGTTACATTAAGGGATGTTCTCACCTATTCAGAG GTAACAGTGAAATTCAAGTGTGTAGCCCGAGTTGTAGCAGCACTTCCATGGCAGGCTGAGGACTTCCGCACTCCACTTGGGACTTACAGGATCAGGTTGACCCTAGAGGATCCAACTGCCAGAATCCATGCTCTTTTGTATGGCGAAGATGGG GAGAAATTTTTTGGTGGTTATCCCTCCGTGGATGCATTGACACGGAAGCTAAACAAATTACTTGGACTAACTGTAAGTGATAATGGCAAGCAAATAAACAATGCTTCAAGAAATCCACCATGGGTGCAGTTTTGCCTAAAATCTTATTGCCTCTCTAAAACTGAAGTTTGGGGAAGTAGACACTACAGAATCTTTGACACCAAGGTGGTTGAGTAA
- the LOC142631681 gene encoding protection of telomeres protein 1b-like isoform X4 translates to MKTHCGEVNAVFNKRFSSFALYEGNDVEDCFPYQVSSKFRPRDLDKTFIKGLRKWLVDFQLDEGLTKFLFLREIKQEERVNLICKIVHICEVAKDEWMAFLWDGTDAPPISLPTKLDDELNNPVPLQLEPVPLPRDVLCTFPTVGTVLRVIFDQGMQKHLLHFLHTGKWVKFLNILCEVHSGLWRGVLTPFTKLQYTPNEDHLVSAWQRLYNERLSLKWGRIPYSSFPWPSNITEVDYDNVPFVTLRDVLTYSEVTVKFKCVARVVAALPWQAEDFRTPLGTYRIRLTLEDPTARIHALLYGEDGEKFFGGYPSVDALTRKLNKLLGLTVSDNGKQINNASRNPPWVQFCLKSYCLSKTEVWGSRHYRIFDTKVVE, encoded by the exons ATGAAAACTCATTGTGGGGAAGTGAATGCTGTTTTCAATAAGaggttttcttcttttgctttatATGAAGGGAACGATGTTGAAGACTGTTTTCCTTATCaagtttcttcaaaatttcGCCCAAGAGACCTTGACAAGACTTTTATAAAAGGCCTGCGTAAATGGTTGGTTGATTTTCAGCTTGATGAAG GGCTGACTAAGTTCTTGTTTTTGAGAGAAATCAAACAAGAAGAACGCGTTAATTTGATATGCAAG ATAGTTCATATCTGTGAGGTTGCTAAAGATGAGTGGATGGCATTTCTTTGGGATGGAACTGATGCTCCACCAATTAGTCTTCCTACAAA GCTAGATGATGAACTGAATAATCCTGTTCCTTTACAATTGGAACCTGTGCCCCTGCCAAGAGATGTATTATGTACGTTTCCTACCGTTGGAACCGTCTTAAGGGTGATCTTTGACCAAGGCATGCAGAAGCATCTCCTCCACTTTCTACATACTGGAAAATGGGTAAAATTTTTGAACATACTTTGCGAAGTGCATTCAGGATTATGGCGTGGTGTCTTGACGCCTTTCACAAAGCTTCAATATACGCCAAATGAGGACCATCTTGTATCAGCATGGCAAAG GTTATATAATGAGCGGTTATCACTGAAATGGGGACGGATCCCATACTCGAGCTTTCCGTGGCCTTCAAATATTACAG AGGTAGATTATGACAATGTGCCATTTGTTACATTAAGGGATGTTCTCACCTATTCAGAG GTAACAGTGAAATTCAAGTGTGTAGCCCGAGTTGTAGCAGCACTTCCATGGCAGGCTGAGGACTTCCGCACTCCACTTGGGACTTACAGGATCAGGTTGACCCTAGAGGATCCAACTGCCAGAATCCATGCTCTTTTGTATGGCGAAGATGGG GAGAAATTTTTTGGTGGTTATCCCTCCGTGGATGCATTGACACGGAAGCTAAACAAATTACTTGGACTAACTGTAAGTGATAATGGCAAGCAAATAAACAATGCTTCAAGAAATCCACCATGGGTGCAGTTTTGCCTAAAATCTTATTGCCTCTCTAAAACTGAAGTTTGGGGAAGTAGACACTACAGAATCTTTGACACCAAGGTGGTTGAGTAA
- the LOC142632640 gene encoding zinc finger BED domain-containing protein RICESLEEPER 1-like, with product MDNINLMLFVAVVLDLRYRLKYVKFWFRKWYGKDKGDEMSSKVWDALKRLYVERVGQNGALSTSGSGASLSRDSMPSVGNASLSDRIKSYNNRFKQHLADEDSVESKFELDRYLLESSEDPDVEDFDILMWWKMNSSRYRVLSQIARDVLAIPVSIVASESAFSTEGRVLDSFRSSLSPNIVEALICTQNWLKGVNKKRPIKLRECMDNVEDMDGFEIDIEIALVCPMPMEEDPSTVVLDDDE from the exons ATGGATAATATCAATTTGATGctttttgttgctgttgttcTTGACCTAAGGTATAGATTGAAGTATGTAAAGTTTTGGTTTAGGAAGTGGTATGGAAAGGACAAGGGGGATGAGATGAGCTCTAAGGTTTGGGATGCATTGAAGAGGTTGTATGTGGAGAGAGTGGGTCAAAATGGAGCTTTGAGTACTAGTGGTAGTGGTGCTTCATTGTCTAGGGACTCCATGCCAAGTGTTGGTAATGCTTCATTGTCTGATCGcattaaaagttataataataGGTTTAAGCAACACTTGGCGGACGAGGACAGTGTGGAAAGCAAATTTGAGTTGGATAGGTATTTGTTGGAATCTTCTGAGGACCCTGATGTGGAAGATTTTGACATCTTGATGTGGTGGAAAATGAATTCGTCTAGATATCGAGTCCTTTCCCAAATTGCCCGTGATGTGTTGGCTATTCCTGTCTCTATAGTTGCATCCGAGTCTGCTTTTAGTACAGAAGGGCGTGTTTTGGATTCGTTCCGTAGTTCACTATCTCCTAATATAGTTGAAGCCCTTATTTGTACACAAAATTGGTTGAAGggtgtaaataaaaaaagaccaatAAAGCTTCGGGAGTGCATGGATAATGTGGAGGATATGGATGGTTTTGAGATTGACATTG AAATTGCATTGGTTTGCCCAATGCCTATGGAGGAGGATCCAAGCACCGTTGTGTTGGATGATGATGAGTGA